A section of the Cuniculiplasma divulgatum genome encodes:
- a CDS encoding ferredoxin, with protein sequence MMTYRVRIERDKCMGDAICTALCSNWYMDTDGKARFRQETISDSDYESNHEAEISCPAGIIEVRKA encoded by the coding sequence ATGATGACATACAGGGTCAGAATTGAAAGGGATAAGTGCATGGGCGATGCAATATGCACCGCGCTCTGCAGCAACTGGTATATGGATACGGACGGAAAAGCACGCTTCAGGCAGGAAACAATAAGCGATTCGGACTATGAATCAAATCATGAGGCTGAAATATCCTGTCCTGCAGGCATCATTGAGGTACGGAAGGCCTGA
- a CDS encoding glycine--tRNA ligase translates to MKVYDQVVELAKRRGFFWPSFSIYGGESGLYDYGPLGVLLRDNIVRIWKESYLADDAIFIDTPVMVPASVFRASGHLDKFADLATECSKCHNRQKLETVLEASGFHNIIKTVPEANEFLANNVVKCVVCGNRITSATEFKLMFRMPSQGSVGDLYLRPETAQGIFVNFKLLNNFYRNRLPMAVAQLGKGFRNEISPRQSLIRLKEFSQGEVEVFVDPQKKFWKDFTGTHRLNLLPRSGAPITAEVTSPEASPLMSSNSMSYFIDKTASILRDVGINLDSVRFRQVPLNDLAHYSSDTWDVEVRIDDDWVEVVGIADRNDLANHEKSSGETMSVKMEDRTVTPSIIEPSYGIDRIFISVMIHSFRTRENGFKVLSLPESVAPYHAAVFPLVNKDGLDKLAESFFASLRKKDPYVVYDQSGSIGRRYARQDEIGTPYCITFDSQTLQDSTVTVRERDSAKQVRFRTHDLISAGIVGNPAIRDAFRPSVPQ, encoded by the coding sequence ATGAAGGTATACGATCAGGTAGTGGAACTGGCAAAAAGGAGGGGGTTTTTCTGGCCTTCATTCTCCATATACGGAGGCGAATCCGGGCTCTATGACTACGGCCCTCTCGGAGTGCTTCTGCGGGACAATATAGTGCGCATATGGAAGGAGAGCTATCTTGCAGATGATGCAATTTTCATTGATACCCCGGTCATGGTTCCCGCCTCCGTCTTCAGGGCATCCGGGCACCTTGACAAATTTGCTGATCTGGCAACTGAATGCTCCAAATGCCATAACAGGCAGAAGCTTGAAACTGTCCTTGAGGCTTCAGGCTTCCACAACATCATAAAGACCGTACCTGAGGCCAATGAATTCCTTGCCAACAATGTGGTAAAATGCGTTGTATGCGGAAACAGGATCACAAGCGCCACTGAATTCAAGCTCATGTTCCGGATGCCGTCACAGGGCAGCGTTGGGGATCTCTATCTCAGGCCTGAGACCGCGCAGGGAATATTTGTCAACTTCAAGCTCCTGAACAATTTCTACAGGAACAGGCTCCCAATGGCGGTGGCTCAGCTTGGAAAGGGCTTCAGGAATGAGATATCTCCGCGCCAGAGCCTCATCAGGCTCAAGGAATTCAGCCAGGGTGAGGTGGAGGTGTTTGTGGACCCTCAGAAAAAATTCTGGAAGGATTTCACCGGCACGCACAGGCTTAATCTCCTCCCAAGATCGGGCGCTCCCATCACTGCAGAGGTCACGTCTCCTGAGGCATCCCCCCTCATGAGCAGCAACTCCATGTCATACTTCATTGACAAGACTGCCAGTATTCTCAGGGATGTGGGCATAAACCTGGACAGCGTAAGGTTCAGGCAGGTTCCCCTGAATGACCTTGCCCACTATTCATCAGATACATGGGATGTGGAAGTGCGTATTGATGATGACTGGGTCGAGGTTGTTGGCATAGCGGACCGGAATGACCTTGCAAACCACGAGAAATCAAGCGGAGAAACAATGTCAGTGAAGATGGAAGACAGGACAGTAACGCCTTCCATAATAGAGCCTTCCTACGGCATTGACAGGATATTCATCAGCGTTATGATCCATTCATTCAGGACCAGGGAGAATGGCTTCAAGGTACTGAGCCTTCCTGAATCTGTTGCTCCATACCATGCCGCGGTGTTCCCACTTGTAAATAAGGATGGCCTGGATAAGCTGGCTGAAAGCTTCTTTGCCAGTCTGAGAAAAAAAGACCCGTACGTCGTATATGACCAGTCCGGATCAATAGGCCGCAGGTACGCCAGGCAGGATGAAATCGGGACTCCGTACTGCATAACTTTCGACAGCCAGACCCTGCAGGATTCCACAGTCACAGTCAGGGAAAGGGATTCTGCAAAGCAGGTGAGGTTCAGGACCCATGATCTGATTTCTGCCGGAATAGTCGGAAATCCGGCCATAAGAGATGCCTTCAGGCCTTCCGTACCTCAATGA
- a CDS encoding aminotransferase class V-fold PLP-dependent enzyme, protein MQRDLVWMPSWERIKEDFPIFHNLGSGYTYLDSAATSQKPLPVINAMSDFYLYHNSNVHRGIYRLSEEATEMYDRSRENVSRFIGSRDPRQIVFVRNATEALNLLSYTLGRELVQGDEILITIMEHHSNIVPWQFLQDRGIKLVYADIRPDGTLDLDDLQSKISPRTRIVSVTHVSNVLGTVNPVREIGKIAHDNGSRFIVDGAQSVPHMQVDVEAMGCDFMAFSGHKMLGPTGIGVLYGRKELLESMHPFMGGGEMISEVYRDHSTWADVPEKFEAGTPDIAGAIGLSAAVDYLRSIGMDNVMKHGRDLIRLTLEIEEEENIPGLVSYGPRDTEIRGPVYSFSIGDIPPFSVNQTLSDYGIGVGASIHPHDVASSLDASGIAVRSGHHCAMPLTHRLNTVATTRASYYVYNTEEDVRKLFRSLKRTAEVYSR, encoded by the coding sequence ATGCAGAGGGACTTGGTGTGGATGCCTTCCTGGGAACGGATTAAGGAAGACTTCCCAATTTTCCACAACCTGGGCAGCGGCTACACCTACCTTGACAGCGCGGCAACAAGCCAGAAGCCACTGCCCGTCATAAATGCAATGTCAGACTTTTATCTCTACCACAACAGCAACGTGCATCGCGGCATATACAGGCTCAGCGAGGAAGCCACTGAGATGTACGACAGGTCGCGGGAAAACGTATCACGCTTCATCGGTTCACGTGATCCCAGGCAGATAGTCTTTGTAAGGAACGCCACAGAGGCTCTCAATCTTCTGTCATACACACTTGGCAGGGAACTGGTCCAGGGAGATGAGATCCTGATCACCATAATGGAGCACCATTCAAACATAGTGCCGTGGCAGTTTCTTCAGGACCGGGGTATAAAACTTGTCTATGCTGACATTAGGCCGGACGGCACGCTTGATCTGGATGATCTGCAGAGCAAGATCTCGCCAAGGACCAGGATAGTGTCCGTTACCCACGTGTCAAATGTCCTCGGTACTGTAAATCCTGTCAGAGAGATAGGAAAAATTGCGCATGACAACGGATCCAGATTCATAGTTGATGGCGCGCAGAGCGTCCCGCACATGCAGGTCGATGTGGAAGCAATGGGATGTGATTTCATGGCGTTTTCAGGTCACAAGATGCTTGGGCCGACAGGAATCGGAGTACTTTACGGAAGGAAAGAACTGCTGGAAAGCATGCACCCATTCATGGGGGGCGGTGAAATGATCAGCGAGGTCTACAGAGATCATTCAACATGGGCCGATGTGCCTGAGAAGTTTGAGGCGGGCACACCGGATATAGCCGGGGCCATAGGTCTTTCTGCAGCTGTGGATTACCTGAGATCAATCGGGATGGATAATGTCATGAAACACGGGCGCGATCTCATAAGGCTGACCCTGGAAATCGAGGAGGAAGAAAATATACCGGGGCTTGTTTCTTACGGCCCCAGAGATACGGAAATAAGGGGACCTGTGTATTCTTTCTCAATTGGTGATATCCCGCCATTCAGCGTAAACCAGACCCTTTCAGATTATGGAATAGGTGTGGGGGCTTCAATACATCCCCATGACGTGGCCTCCTCCCTGGACGCATCCGGAATAGCAGTGAGGTCAGGGCACCACTGTGCAATGCCGCTGACCCACAGGCTCAACACAGTAGCCACAACACGTGCATCTTACTATGTCTACAACACGGAGGAAGATGTGAGAAAGCTTTTCAGGTCCCTGAAAAGAACAGCAGAGGTGTACTCCAGATGA
- a CDS encoding iron-sulfur cluster assembly scaffold protein translates to MTDVEEKTEILMDHYRSPHNYGRMEGPTAQLLEYNPVCGDAVQMFVKLKGNIVEDVKFIGRGCSISQGSASMVTDLAKGKSVGEVMGITPQFLLDLIGLPLGPSREKCALLPLNTLQKCLSKLNRENVNP, encoded by the coding sequence ATGACTGACGTGGAGGAGAAGACCGAGATACTCATGGATCATTACCGATCGCCGCATAACTACGGCAGGATGGAGGGCCCAACTGCACAGCTTCTGGAGTACAATCCAGTATGCGGTGACGCAGTCCAGATGTTTGTGAAGCTGAAGGGAAATATTGTGGAAGACGTAAAATTCATAGGAAGGGGATGCTCCATAAGCCAGGGATCAGCTTCCATGGTGACGGATCTTGCAAAGGGTAAGAGCGTGGGCGAGGTCATGGGGATAACGCCGCAGTTCCTGCTTGATCTCATTGGCTTGCCCCTTGGCCCAAGCAGAGAAAAATGCGCACTGCTTCCGCTGAACACACTTCAGAAGTGCCTGTCGAAGCTGAACCGGGAAAATGTGAATCCATGA